A region of Pleionea litopenaei DNA encodes the following proteins:
- the relA gene encoding GTP diphosphokinase: MVKVADTHFVDVDVDADPQQWLASIPLEYSDRQQKVIADSFLLAKEVLHQHPDKKSLFEQGLAIADILIHLHVDSVTLATAIIYPLYQHQLVSDEKLTEKLSSEITKLCKGALGMDAIQALQSKSRVANPDNQQTDNFRKMLLAMVDDVRLVLVKLAERLTVLRAAKDADKEERLQIALEINDIYAPLANRLGVGQLKWEMEDLAFRYIEPTHYKSIAKQLDERRVDREKYVNRVLSAIQSELEKLGIKSAEVMGRAKHIYSIWRKMKRKNVGFEEIYDVRAVRILVDEIPQCYAALGIVHGLWKHIPKEFDDYIATPKENGYRSLHTAVIGPEGKNLEVQIRTKDMHQESELGVAAHWRYKEGAKAQQAGFEAKISWLRQLLEWQEEVADASEMIDDFRNTVIEDRIYVFTPQGKVIDLPMGATPVDFAYHVHTDVGHNCRGAKISGKIVPLTYKLKTGQQVEVLTTKNGHPSRDWLNPHNGYIRSSRARSKIHQWFRHQDKDKNAAAGRTILDKDLQRHGFEKTDLVALAQKFNFHSEEDLYAAIGAGDIGMTQVINSIRSQLGETIQKQKSVFKAPTSKRKSSIDGIQIEGVGSLLTRIAGCCRPVPGDAIRGYITQGRGVVVHRQDCNYILKASESTPERLITVSWGTAEKETYSADIQLIAFDRKGLLKDITTVFANAKVSIESMNTSTDKKSQAVNIVLRVNVENTDKLSKVLAQLSQVSNVTEVKRKH, translated from the coding sequence ATGGTTAAAGTTGCTGATACTCACTTTGTAGATGTCGATGTCGACGCCGATCCGCAGCAATGGCTAGCGAGTATTCCTTTGGAATATTCCGACCGCCAGCAAAAAGTTATTGCTGACAGTTTTTTGTTAGCGAAAGAGGTGCTTCATCAACATCCAGACAAAAAGAGTTTATTCGAGCAAGGATTAGCCATCGCCGATATTCTAATTCATCTCCATGTCGACTCAGTGACTTTGGCTACCGCCATTATTTACCCTTTGTACCAACATCAATTAGTCAGTGACGAGAAGTTAACTGAGAAATTGTCGAGTGAAATTACCAAGCTTTGCAAAGGCGCTTTAGGAATGGACGCCATTCAAGCGCTTCAAAGCAAAAGTCGAGTTGCTAATCCAGACAATCAGCAAACGGACAATTTTCGTAAAATGTTGTTGGCAATGGTTGATGATGTTCGTTTAGTGCTGGTTAAATTAGCGGAACGATTAACCGTGCTTAGAGCGGCGAAAGATGCCGACAAAGAAGAACGCTTGCAAATCGCGTTAGAGATAAATGATATTTATGCGCCTTTGGCAAACCGCTTAGGCGTCGGGCAGCTCAAGTGGGAAATGGAAGACTTGGCATTTCGTTATATCGAGCCGACGCACTATAAATCTATCGCAAAGCAATTAGATGAACGAAGAGTCGATCGTGAAAAATACGTCAATCGAGTGTTGTCTGCCATTCAATCTGAACTTGAGAAGCTCGGAATTAAAAGCGCTGAAGTGATGGGAAGAGCCAAGCATATTTATTCTATTTGGCGAAAGATGAAGCGTAAAAATGTCGGGTTTGAAGAAATATATGACGTCAGAGCGGTGCGCATATTGGTGGATGAAATTCCACAATGCTATGCCGCACTAGGCATTGTTCATGGGCTTTGGAAACATATTCCGAAAGAGTTCGACGATTACATAGCAACGCCGAAAGAAAATGGTTATCGCTCACTTCATACCGCTGTGATAGGCCCTGAAGGTAAGAATTTAGAAGTGCAAATCAGAACCAAAGATATGCATCAAGAGTCTGAACTTGGCGTGGCAGCCCATTGGCGTTACAAAGAAGGGGCAAAAGCTCAGCAAGCAGGATTTGAAGCTAAAATTTCATGGCTGCGACAATTGTTAGAGTGGCAAGAAGAAGTCGCTGATGCCAGCGAAATGATCGATGACTTTCGAAATACGGTTATTGAAGACAGAATCTATGTGTTTACTCCGCAAGGAAAAGTCATTGATTTACCCATGGGAGCAACGCCGGTTGACTTTGCTTATCATGTGCATACCGATGTTGGGCACAATTGTCGTGGTGCTAAGATCAGTGGAAAAATAGTTCCGCTAACCTATAAGTTAAAAACTGGGCAACAGGTTGAAGTTTTAACAACTAAAAATGGCCACCCGAGTCGAGATTGGTTAAACCCTCATAATGGTTACATTCGTTCGTCTCGAGCGCGATCTAAAATTCATCAATGGTTTCGGCATCAAGACAAAGACAAAAATGCAGCGGCAGGAAGAACGATACTCGATAAAGACTTGCAGCGTCATGGATTCGAAAAGACCGATTTAGTTGCGTTGGCGCAAAAATTTAACTTTCATTCTGAAGAAGATTTATACGCCGCTATTGGAGCCGGTGATATTGGAATGACGCAAGTCATTAACAGTATACGTTCTCAGTTAGGCGAAACCATTCAAAAGCAGAAGTCGGTATTCAAGGCGCCAACCAGTAAACGCAAGTCGTCTATCGACGGCATTCAAATCGAAGGTGTTGGGAGTTTGCTAACGCGCATCGCTGGATGCTGTCGACCTGTGCCTGGCGATGCTATTCGCGGGTACATAACGCAAGGAAGAGGTGTTGTTGTTCATCGACAAGATTGCAATTACATTCTTAAAGCCAGTGAGTCAACACCGGAGCGATTAATTACCGTCAGTTGGGGGACCGCAGAGAAAGAGACCTACTCGGCCGATATTCAATTAATTGCATTTGATCGAAAAGGACTACTGAAAGATATTACAACGGTATTTGCTAATGCAAAGGTAAGTATCGAAAGCATGAACACCAGCACAGATAAAAAGTCGCAAGCCGTCAATATCGTATTAAGAGTGAATGTTGAAAATACCGATAAGCTCTCGAAAGTACTGGCTCAATTAAGCCAAGTTTCGAATGTTACTGAAGTAAAGCGTAAACATTAA
- the mazG gene encoding nucleoside triphosphate pyrophosphohydrolase has product MNKSDNSKVDIEPLLEIMRRLRDPEGGCPWDLKQSYESIIPFTIEEAYEVADAIEREDFDDLRGELGDLLFQVVFYAQLAKEEQRFEFQDIVDEICHKLTVRHPHVFADQQFSNDEELHKAWEAQKHRERQKKNEAASVLDDIPKSLPSIKRAQKLQKRAAKQGFDWPNQDGVWDKIAEETRELQEAIAEAKGRGNAAPLDAVEEEFGDLMFAMINLSRHIKIDAEQALSKANKKFELRYRQVEAEAAKHHKEVSQFSLEELEHFWQLAKQKES; this is encoded by the coding sequence GTGAATAAGTCTGACAACAGCAAAGTTGATATTGAACCTTTATTGGAGATCATGCGGCGCTTAAGGGATCCTGAGGGCGGTTGCCCATGGGATTTGAAACAGAGTTATGAAAGTATCATTCCCTTTACCATTGAAGAAGCTTACGAAGTAGCCGATGCTATTGAGCGAGAAGACTTTGATGACTTGCGAGGGGAGCTTGGCGATCTACTGTTTCAGGTTGTGTTTTACGCTCAACTTGCAAAAGAAGAGCAGCGTTTTGAGTTTCAAGATATTGTTGACGAAATCTGCCATAAGCTAACTGTTCGTCACCCACATGTGTTCGCAGATCAACAATTTAGTAATGACGAAGAGCTGCATAAAGCTTGGGAAGCACAGAAGCATCGAGAGCGGCAAAAGAAAAATGAAGCCGCGAGTGTTTTAGATGATATACCGAAAAGCTTGCCCAGTATTAAAAGAGCTCAGAAATTACAGAAACGAGCGGCGAAACAAGGATTTGACTGGCCGAATCAAGACGGCGTTTGGGATAAAATAGCAGAAGAGACGCGCGAGTTACAAGAAGCCATTGCTGAGGCGAAGGGGCGGGGAAATGCTGCACCGCTTGACGCGGTAGAGGAAGAGTTTGGCGACCTGATGTTCGCAATGATTAATTTATCTAGACATATCAAAATTGACGCGGAACAAGCGTTATCAAAAGCCAATAAGAAATTCGAGTTGCGGTACCGCCAAGTGGAAGCAGAAGCTGCAAAACATCACAAAGAGGTTTCTCAGTTTTCGCTTGAGGAGTTAGAGCACTTTTGGCAATTGGCGAAACAAAAAGAATCATAA